The genomic stretch CTGGCAAACGAACTGGGATGAGCCTCAATATGGCTCTCCTGAAGCAAAGCGTGGTGGGACTTACCGCACTTTCATGTCGAGCTTTCCTCAGACTCTACGCAGTGTTGGTCCTGATGCAAACTCTGGTTTACGTTCTTTCATCTTGGATGAAACGCCAGGGTTGGTGGTTCGCCACCCAGATACGCTTGAATTCATCCCTGAGCTAGCCAATGAGTGGGCATTAGCGGGTGACAATAAAACGGTTTATTTCAAACTGAACCCACAAGCTAAATGGTCGGATGGCAAGCCAGTCACGGCAGACGATTTTGTTTTTATGCTTAAGTTTTACCGCTCGAAAGACATTTTAGAGCCTTGGTACAACGACTATTACAACAAAACGGTTGCTGATGTTATCAAATTTGACGATCACACCTTCGCCGTGAAGGCCGCGAAAGAGCTCAATCCAGAAGAGTTGTTGTTGAGAATGGGGGCGCTACGTCCTCGTCCTGCTCATTTCTATGCGAATCCGAAGAAAGACGAGAACGGTGACGGCATTCATGATGATTTTGTGCGCTACTACAACTTTAAAAGTGAACCAACCACCAGCGCTTATTATTTAGCCGACGTCAAAAAAGGTAAAAGCGTTACCTTTAAGCACGTAGGTGAGGACTGGTGGGGTTATACCAATAAGTACTACGAGAATCGCTATAACGTCGACAAAATTCGTATCACGGTTATCCGCGATAGTGATATTGCGATGAAGCACTTCGAAAAAGGTAAGTTGGACGCATTTGGATTGGTTTTGCCAAGTCTATGGCATGACAAATCCAATACTGCCCCTTATCAAAAGGGTTATATTGAGAAGTTCTGGGGTTACAACCAATATCCAGTTGGTGCTGGTGGCGTTTGGATAAACACGGCCATGCCTCTACTTGATGACTTAAACATTCGCAAAGGGATCACTTACGCGACAGATTTCGACGGCATGATCGAGAATGTTATGCGTGGAGACTACAGTCGTAAACCCAACCCAACGGGCTTTGGGCATGGTAAGTACACGTTACCAGATGTGAAAGCGCCAAAGTTTGAACCAGAAAAAGCGGCGGCAGCGTTTGAAGCTGCGGGCTTCGATAAGATTGGTTCCGATGGTATTCGCGTGAATGATAAAGGTCAGCGTTTGAGCTTTGAATTGACGTACTCATCTCCAGTTCATACACCGCGTATTGCTTTCTTGCGTGAACAGGCAAAATTGGCAGGGTTGGACATTGAGCTGAAGCTGATTGATGGTTCATCGATGTTTAAG from Vibrio parahaemolyticus encodes the following:
- a CDS encoding extracellular solute-binding protein: MKRIILASTLSALSFGAMSATLPTDLNWQTNWDEPQYGSPEAKRGGTYRTFMSSFPQTLRSVGPDANSGLRSFILDETPGLVVRHPDTLEFIPELANEWALAGDNKTVYFKLNPQAKWSDGKPVTADDFVFMLKFYRSKDILEPWYNDYYNKTVADVIKFDDHTFAVKAAKELNPEELLLRMGALRPRPAHFYANPKKDENGDGIHDDFVRYYNFKSEPTTSAYYLADVKKGKSVTFKHVGEDWWGYTNKYYENRYNVDKIRITVIRDSDIAMKHFEKGKLDAFGLVLPSLWHDKSNTAPYQKGYIEKFWGYNQYPVGAGGVWINTAMPLLDDLNIRKGITYATDFDGMIENVMRGDYSRKPNPTGFGHGKYTLPDVKAPKFEPEKAAAAFEAAGFDKIGSDGIRVNDKGQRLSFELTYSSPVHTPRIAFLREQAKLAGLDIELKLIDGSSMFKYVREKKHELAFFDMGTSEIPTYWEYFHSVNANKPQTNSFTNYSTPELDEKIIAYRFNMDMDKKIQLGHEIQRDIIDAHVIVTGYMVPYVRYGHWRWLKLPEKPMNRMTEALFSGGIIGDGTYWIDKDVKKETQKAMKSGKTFEPVVVVDDTYKL